In the genome of Arachis stenosperma cultivar V10309 chromosome 2, arast.V10309.gnm1.PFL2, whole genome shotgun sequence, the window CCTAAAACAAGTTAACAGTTTTATGAGACTATATGTTGGGGAAAGTAGGCATTGAGTAGAGTGGTGATTAAGAGTGTTAAAAGAGAGGATTGGGTTTTGTATTTACCTCAAAAAAGAGTAGGATAAATTTTTGACAGGCTGCTCCAACTGTATCCTTATCATTGAAGGTgctcttgttgcattttgattgaTCTATCGGTCTTAGCGAAATTCTGTTCTACATCATCTatttcttcttttgattttgtatGAGGATGATGTCTTCCATGAATTCAGCTTTTGTATTGATGCAGAGACCACACCTCATGAAATCATTCTTGACCAGACTCCCTTGCTCTCCAAATTGAGCTTACTCCAACTTGGCTTCAATTTGTTTCTTGCTGCACCGAAAGAAACAAATTATAACAACTCATACAATTTTTGGGTAATAAACTTATACCAAATCCAACAAAGGCCACAGGCAAGCAAGCAGGAGCAACACGAAGAAAGGTAATGAAAGGCCTTCCATTTGGGTGTAAGACAAGTAGCTGattgaaataagaaaaaaaaaaaagaagaaaaaccaTTAAAAGAGAGATGTTAGAGATATGATCCTTGAAGGGAAAGATTTCATCATTCTCAAGGTATGATCcttgaattaacaaaacaacctTCAATAGAGAGATGTTAGAGATAGAGAAGCATCCTTTCAAGAATGGAGGTGCACAACCGAACTGCATTAAATTGACAAGTCCCAGAAGAATTATTAGGGGAAAAAAGACCAAAATTGACATTGTATACCCATACTCTATGTTCCGAAAAGTAGGCATTGACTAGAGTGGTGATTGACAGTGTGAAAAGAGCAGGAGACACAGAATTTGAATGAGGTATAGAAATAtggaaataaaaataagattatgTTGGAGAAGATGAAGTGGGTTTGggatagagagagagagcaaAAGAGTTACCTGTTTTAAGATGTTGGGTGATATTGAATCAGTTTCTCATCAACAAATATTACGGGGATGTGGGAAATGGATGGCCAAATGTGGGGGTCCTTCCTCTCTATGCCTTCACCCAACAACCCACATTCTCTGATGGAGAGTCGACTTAAAGAGGCAGGCAGCCTTATTATGTTCTCCAGCTTAGGGCACTCTACAATCCATAATTCTTGGAGGGACTGTGACTGTGACAGCTCCAGAGATGTCAGATTTTCACATCTTTGAATTGTCAGAAACAAGAGATTTGGGAATGGTGGCAATGCGAAGGATGTAAGCGAATCACAGCTGTTGTATATTTCTAATTCCTGTAGCGAGTGATGTTGTTGGTGTTGCCTTGGGAattctacattcttgcaatcaTATATGCGCAACTCTTTCAACGAAGGGGGCAAAGCATCCCCTGGAAATGATACCACTGATGAGCAATTTGAGATACTTAACTCCGTGAGAGAGGTTGGTTGGGTGTGGGTCATGGCCTCAAACACAGAATTCACAAGCTGCTCTCCATTAATTACTACTTTCTCCAACATGGAAAGTGGTAGATCCCGCATTCTTGCTTCCTGTTTTCCATCTATTATTAATTCGCGTAAGATGGGAGCTCTTGGCAGATAACAACCAAGCTCCTCGCATCGTTCAATCCGAAGCTTCTCCAAAGACGGAAGGAAAGTGGGCAAATCTCCTCTTAACTTAGGGCAGTTCAATATACCAAGCCACTCAAGTTTCGGAAATGgtgcatcatcatcatcatcacattCATATGACTCCCATTCCTCCCAGCAAGGCAGTTTTTGAATAGTCAGATATTTAAGGGATCGGAAGGGTGTCTCCTGATGCTGATGAGTTCCATCACCCTTGTAGAATGACTCATCAATCTTCTTCACCTTGTCGAGCTCTGAAATGACTAGACTCTCCAAAGAGGGTAACTGTCCAAGTGAAGGAAGCACCCAACAATTCCTGCATCCCCACAGCTTCAACCAAGTCATGTTGTGGTACGAAGACTGCCCTACCCAATCCGGAAACATCGTACCTCTGTAACCCCACATGAATAGCTTCTTCAAGTCTTTGTGAGGACGTAATTTGTCAAGtacatctttttcattttggGAATCACAAACCTCACTTTCTTCAAACGATGACCAACTGAAATCTAAAGCATTCAGGTGTATTTTTTCATCCATCCTTGCATTCGATGCTTCACCACTATTCTTAACATTCTCTAGTTTCTTAATCCACAATGAGCCATGAAGATGTGTTAGTTCTCCCAGTTCTCCAATCCCATTCTCTTCATGTTTGCCCGCAATATAGCCACTTAAAAATTGCAAATCTTTTAATTTGCTCATCTTTTTTGGCATCTCTTCCAAATTATCAGTGCCGGAAATATCAAGATGACGCAAATTCACAAGATTTTGCATGTTAGAGGGAagctttttaagttttttacaCTCTGCCAACTTCAATGTTTGTAAATTATACAAATTATTCAAGGACTCGGGCAATGTCACGACAAGTGTGTTAGAGAGATTCAAATAACGCAAGTGGATCAATTCACCAATTGAATCAGGCAATATATCAATTTTAAATGATTTAAATGACAAAACACGTAAGCGCTTCAACTGTGCTAGTAAGCGACCAGGATCAATTCCCAATTCGTGTTGACGGTATAAATCTGCCTTGATTCGAAACAGGGTTCTCACATGACTTGAACTCTCACATGCTTCCAACATCTTCGGGACTGAATTATTGTCGTTGACATCATATGACAAATGACGAGTTTTAGTATCATGTTGGCCTACATTCTCGTGTTCAGAGATTCTAACAAAGAACTTTTTACCATAGAATGTCGCTAGATCATGCATGAGGTTGTGCATCACAAATGAATCTTCATAACCATTCTTTGATGGTTGAAAGAATGATCGTGCAGCTAAATCATTTAAGTATTTATATCCAACTTCTTCTAAAATGCTTCCACTCTTTGGTTGTTGCAAAAGATCTTCCGCCATCCACAACGATACCAATTCATGGCTACTGAGTACATAATCTTTAGGATACAAAGAACAATAGACAAAGCAACGTTTTAAGTGTGAAGGGAGATAATGATAGCTTATTCTCAatgcaggaagaatcctacactCATCTTCAGAAAACTCCCAAATCTCGCTCATCAAAACATCTTCCCAATCCCTTATATTATCCTTGGTTCTCAGCAAGCCCCCAAGAGATTGAGCAGCCAAAGGCAGTCCTTTGCACTTTTCAACAATTTTTTTGCCAACTTTTTCTAAAGCCAAACGATCTCGTGATTCAGTAGCAAAAAATGCATGATTTGCAAACACCAACCAACATTGTTCAACATCCAACAAACTCAAATTGTGAGCTGGAATAGTTTTCACCATAGAAGCAACAGCATCAATGCGGGTTGTTACAAGAATCTTTCCTCCCTGACTTCCACATTGAAAGGGGGCTAGAAAAGTTTTCCAATCATCATAATCAATGGTCCACATGTCATCCAGAACAACCAAAAACGTCTTCCCTGTTACCTCAGTCCTCAAACGTTGTTGAACTGAATCTAAATCATTCATGTTGCAAGAAGCAGAAATAGCTTTTTCCACTACAGTCTTTGTCACCTTAAGAATATCAAATACTTCACCAACACAAACCCATGCTTTAACATTAAACTTTTGCTGCACTTGGTTATCATTGTAAACCGATTGAGCCAGAGTAGTTTTTCCTATACCGCCCATACCCACAATGGGGATGACAGTCACATGTGATTCAGCATGACGAGTATCATCTAACAGCAATTTGATTATCTTCTCCTTGTCTTCGTCCCGACCAAATATGGCAGAACTTACAACTAGAGATGTGGATGGAGTTCTCCATGACGACATGTCCACCTTGGCGCACTCTTTCAGACGATAATGATTTTTCTTTGCTATAACAGACTCTAGTGTACCAACTATTTTTTCCATGTCACCAGTATCTTCAATATATGAATCAACAAGACGAGACCAGGAAGAAGAGTTACTTGGATCCCTTTGAGTGGCGGCGATGGCAGCTTTAGTGGAGATCTCATTGAGCAAGTCATCAGCAAAATAGAGAGCATCTTGGAGATCAAGAAGCCACTTTTTGACTCTCTTGTTAGTGAACTGCTTCTGCTCAGCATCATCAAGCACAGGTCCAACCTCATACAGACTTATCTCCAACCTTCGAAGCAACTCGAGGGCAGAGTGGTTTCCATTGAGGACAGAGTCATCTTCAAGTATGGAAGACAACTTGTCTAAAACAGCATCAACAAAGGAGGTGAGATAAGCTCCACCATCAAGTTTTGCAGCCATGATTGGATCAAAAGTGTAGCGGATGAGATCACAACAAAggaagaaaggtgaaggatgaGGGAAGAAGGGAGTACTCTCGTGATTTTCTGAAACAGGAGGTCAGGAGCTAAGGGAAGTGTTTGATTTGTGTGGTGACTAAAATTGACTTGATCAATGATCAGCTTTATGGTCTTCCGACAAAATCACGTGCTGCAATAATGCTTGCTTTTACGGAATTACCCATCGGTGAAAATTTTCACCTTTTCATGttattttcaataatattatttcAACGTACAATTACTTTCCACAAATCTTcttcattattattgaaaaaagaaataaaaattgtaacacattacaaaataaatactcttaaattttttgtttttggtatTTGAAGGCCCAAATATTAGTGAAGTCTCTTATAATGACTTCTGTGAAGAAAATGGTGTGTTGGGACTAAAGGCCCAAACTGGTAGAGATAAATGATAAAGAAATAGGTTTTTAGGTTTTTACCCAACTTGGATTGATCGAGTGGCCAACTCAATCGTCCGCTTAAGTAAGTGTCGAGAGTTCGAACTCTGCCTTGTGTATGCAGCAACTCATTGGCCAGCGAcagacccttaaatggagctcagatccGCGACGAACTAGTCTTTAACCTGTATGTTTTATCTCTTTTACTTTGTAAAAGGAGATAAATATAGGCGTATCTCATTTTcggtgtaaacgagataaggtATAAATCCAGGTCTACGTATCACGTGTGCACATGTGTTACAAGGAGAAGAACGTTCTTTTAGTGAGATACATGCTAACTTAAAACGTTGACAATATAAATGAAATATAGTACGACAAAAATTAATCATCTATAAAAGGATTTTCAAACCGTTGGTATTCTCCACAAAAATCTcaattcttcttctctcccgttctttttttatttattaaaaatgtCTAGTGGTAGTGATTTTTTTGTTATGATGGTGTATCCCAACTGTCACATGAGAAAAATGATAGTGGGATTATATTTGAGTATGAGAATTCTGCGCTGCTGCGCACTCGGAGAGCAAATTCTTTGTCCAAGTTAGAGAGTCTGATATTGACGCACGTCGGTGATAGGGAGTGAAAAGAAGTTGGAAAAGTTGGGTATAGGATACTAACACTAATAGAAAATTATGTATTTCGATTTCGTCCATTCTACCTCGATGGTGATGAGCATGTGCACCTAatgtaaaaacaaaaaattattaactaattaattaacgtaaaataataatttaaattatccGAAAATAggttcaaaattttataatgtatgtgaattagaaaattttgaaataagatttgaattcagtaaaatttttcaagttaagaaatataatttacaaaaaattgaataaaaacgtATACCACTAAATTAGCCAGtaatattagtttaaatttggtACTGTATAAGCATAATAAAAATTACCTTTTATAGTTTTGtgtaaattttattaaataataatatgtattaaaattttattttttaacatttttgtAAGTGAATAATAAGAGTTTGTTTGGATGTTAAtacatttttagaaaaaaattcaataaaaagatttttttattttttaattgtatt includes:
- the LOC130961275 gene encoding putative disease resistance RPP13-like protein 1, which translates into the protein MAAKLDGGAYLTSFVDAVLDKLSSILEDDSVLNGNHSALELLRRLEISLYEVGPVLDDAEQKQFTNKRVKKWLLDLQDALYFADDLLNEISTKAAIAATQRDPSNSSSWSRLVDSYIEDTGDMEKIVGTLESVIAKKNHYRLKECAKVDMSSWRTPSTSLVVSSAIFGRDEDKEKIIKLLLDDTRHAESHVTVIPIVGMGGIGKTTLAQSVYNDNQVQQKFNVKAWVCVGEVFDILKVTKTVVEKAISASCNMNDLDSVQQRLRTEVTGKTFLVVLDDMWTIDYDDWKTFLAPFQCGSQGGKILVTTRIDAVASMVKTIPAHNLSLLDVEQCWLVFANHAFFATESRDRLALEKVGKKIVEKCKGLPLAAQSLGGLLRTKDNIRDWEDVLMSEIWEFSEDECRILPALRISYHYLPSHLKRCFVYCSLYPKDYVLSSHELVSLWMAEDLLQQPKSGSILEEVGYKYLNDLAARSFFQPSKNGYEDSFVMHNLMHDLATFYGKKFFVRISEHENVGQHDTKTRHLSYDVNDNNSVPKMLEACESSSHVRTLFRIKADLYRQHELGIDPGRLLAQLKRLRVLSFKSFKIDILPDSIGELIHLRYLNLSNTLVVTLPESLNNLYNLQTLKLAECKKLKKLPSNMQNLVNLRHLDISGTDNLEEMPKKMSKLKDLQFLSGYIAGKHEENGIGELGELTHLHGSLWIKKLENVKNSGEASNARMDEKIHLNALDFSWSSFEESEVCDSQNEKDVLDKLRPHKDLKKLFMWGYRGTMFPDWVGQSSYHNMTWLKLWGCRNCWVLPSLGQLPSLESLVISELDKVKKIDESFYKGDGTHQHQETPFRSLKYLTIQKLPCWEEWESYECDDDDDAPFPKLEWLGILNCPKLRGDLPTFLPSLEKLRIERCEELGCYLPRAPILRELIIDGKQEARMRDLPLSMLEKVVINGEQLVNSVFEAMTHTQPTSLTELSISNCSSVVSFPGDALPPSLKELRIYDCKNVEFPRQHQQHHSLQELEIYNSCDSLTSFALPPFPNLLFLTIQRCENLTSLELSQSQSLQELWIVECPKLENIIRLPASLSRLSIRECGLLGEGIERKDPHIWPSISHIPVIFVDEKLIQYHPTS